A part of Dreissena polymorpha isolate Duluth1 chromosome 13, UMN_Dpol_1.0, whole genome shotgun sequence genomic DNA contains:
- the LOC127856570 gene encoding fibropellin-3-like, translating into MRREINEMGFLRLFCFLTAISCSSGRNCTKNNCLNGATCNEDAHGLSCTCSSGYEGDFCQNKVISCTPNPCANGGSCNTGENGNLYCDCTTSFYGYRCTLEIVNCASNPCENGGSCRDENNWFRCNCRPGFNGELCQYETITVNCASNPCENGGSCTDAFGSFRCNCKPGYYGTTCQYAHMNCSSNYCKNGGTCNDYDQPPSCHCFDDFYGDHCEIYFGNCTSSPCQNGGACIENRREKFECHCANGFNGMQCEEKTVDGCDVDTCKNGGFCTEGEGVYCACKRGFTGNWCEITPVGGSTFPSPITSSSMETVNKTNFTKTTMVGVPKITTDAASAGKEGSIPPSTKASSAMTTVNKTEVNMVTLVDVAKVTSYAAGAGKGQAQIGQSCSCNGSTVLQRQSYAAIIFAFLIRYIFTVL; encoded by the exons ATGAGGAGAGAAATCAACGAAATGGGATTCCTCAGACTGTTCTGTTTCCTAACTGCTATTTCATGTTCTTCAG GGAGAAATTGCACTAAAAACAATTGTCTGAACGGTGCAACATGCAACGAAGATGCGCATGGGCTGTCCTGTACATGTAGTTCAGGATACGAAGGCGATTTTTGTCAAAATA AGGTAATAAGTTGTACACCAAACCCTTGTGCTAACGGTGGTAGCTGTAATACAGGCGAAAACGGAAACCTTTATTGTGACTGTACCACCTCTTTCTACGGCTACAGATGCACACTTG aaatcGTTAATTGTGCGTCAAATCCATGCGAAAATGGCGGTTCTTGTAGAGATGAAAATAACTGGTTCAGATGTAACTGTAGGCCTGGGTTCAATGGCGAGTTGTGTCAATATG AAACCATCACTGTCAATTGTGCGTCAAATCCCTGCGAGAATGGTGGCTCTTGTACGGATGCCTTTGGATCGTTCAGATGTAACTGTAAGCCTGGATACTATGGCACAACCTGTCAATATG CTCATATGAACTGCTCATCCAACTATTGTAAGAATGGGGGAACGTGTAACGACTACGATCAACCACCGTCTTGTCACTGCTTTGACGACTTTTACGGAGACCATTGCGAGATAT ACTTTGGAAATTGCACGTCCAGCCCTTGTCAGAATGGCGGCGCTTGCATTGAAAACAGGCGGGAAAAATTTGAGTGCCATTGTGCAAATGGCTTTAATGGCATGCAGTGCGAAGAAAAAACAG TCGATGGGTGTGATGTCGATACGTGCAAGAATGGGGGTTTTTGTACAGAAGGGGAAGGCGTTTACTGTGCTTGCAAACGGGGATTTACTGGAAATTGGTGTGAGATAA CCCCTGTTGGAGGCAGTACCTTTCCATCTCCAATAACTTCGTCGTCCATGGAAACCGTCAACAAAACAAACTTCACTAAGACAACAATGGTTGGTGTACCAAAAATCACGACTGACGCCGCCAGTGCCGGTAAAGAAGGCAGTATACCTCCATCCACAAAAGCCTCTTCGGCAATGACAACTGTGAATAAAACAGAAGTCAACATGGTAACGTTGGTTGATGTTGCAAAAGTTACGAGTTACGCCGCAGGCGCCGGTAAAGGACAGGCGCAGATTGGACAATCATGTTCCTGCAATGGATCGACTGTTCTACAAAGACAGAGTTATGCTGCCATCATCTTCGCTTTTCTTATCCGCTATATATTTACAGTTCTTTAA